One window of Montipora capricornis isolate CH-2021 unplaced genomic scaffold, ASM3666992v2 scaffold_438, whole genome shotgun sequence genomic DNA carries:
- the LOC138035929 gene encoding uncharacterized protein, whose translation MAALWCVLVVLAKLGYTIGICKSVLCPTTSLEYLGLIVDSVSQCFRVPSRKIEAWVFLRESILAHKESVDVKSLQRFQGKCISFSLAVPAAKLFIREISRGIGRVSSSGFVCLTQDLREELEYWRFLDTWEESVPWRSEYHMRMSVSSDASGFGWGGVIHLPLGDQVVRDFWRDNEKELDIATKEVLALANVVEALPPWVKNCRLDASVDSQVLIGVWEGEGSKKSRQLCSVTKHLFKLVSQRNLQLELSYVRSGENEADAPSRRLSRLDAMLSNRAWNLVQDAFGGTVGHTIDLMALDSNVVCGKDNLPLPHFTPFPSRGSQGVNLFSQDLALAENMCNPYVFPPFGLIGLVLRYLSGFRLSFSIIVPELHPRPYWWPELVARSECRILLGERGNRDTILIPKKEGYCPAECEYKFWAFRVVR comes from the coding sequence ATGGCGGCTCTCTGGTGTGTACTAGTGGTCCTGGCGAAACTCGGATACACCATTGGTATCTGTAAGTCTGTGTTATGCCCAACAACTTCTTTGGAATATTTGGGTTTAATAGTTGATTCTGTCAGCCAATGTTTTCGGGTTCCATCTCGGAAGATAGAGGCATGGGTTTTTTTACGTGAGTCTATTTTGGCTCATAAAGAGTCAGTTGATGTGAAAAGTTTGCAACGCTTTCAGGGTAAATGCATATCTTTCTCTCTGGCTGTTCCGGCTGCCAAGTTATTCATTCGCGAGATAAGCCGTGGGATTGGGAGAGTTTCTTCGAGCGGTTTTGTGTGTCTAACTCAGGATTTGCGCGAAGAGTTAGAGTACTGGCGTTTTCTTGATACTTGGGAGGAGTCGGTGCCATGGCGTAGTGAATACCACATGCGAATGTCTGTGTCATCTGATGCCTCGGGGTTTGGTTGGGGCGGAGTTATTCATCTACCACTTGGAGATCAAGTGGTTAGAGATTTTTGGAGGGATAATGAGAAGGAATTGGATATAGCGACTAAGGAAGTTTTGGCATTAGCTAATGTGGTGGAGGCGCTTCCCCCTTGGGTGAAAAACTGCCGTTTGGATGCCTCTGTGGATAGCCAAGTTCTTATTGGTGTCTGGGAAGGAGAAGGGAGTAAGAAATCGCGGCAGCTGTGCTCTGTTACGAAACACCTGTTTAAGCTGGTTTCGCAAAGAAATTTGCAGTTGGAATTGTCCTATGTTAGATCTGGTGAGAACGAAGCGGATGCTCCCTCCCGCAGGTTGTCCCGTCTGGATGCTATGCTGTCGAATAGAGCTTGGAATTTAGTTCAGGATGCGTTTGGAGGTACGGTGGGGCATACGATCGACTTAATGGCTTTGGATTCCAATGTAGTCTGTGGAAAGGATAATCTCCCTCTCCCTCATTTCACTCCGTTTCCAAGTAGAGGGTCTCAGGgtgttaatttgttttctcaggATTTGGCTTTGGCTGAGAATATGTGTAATCCTTATGTTTTTCCACCGTTTGGTCTGATTGGCCTTGTTCTACGTTATTTGTCTGGATTCAGGTTGTCGTTTTCAATCATAGTCCCAGAATTACATCCTCGGCCTTACTGGTGGCCTGAATTAGTGGCAAGGTCGGAATGCCGTATTCTCCTTGGAGAGCGAGGGAATAGGGACACCATTCTAATTCCCAAGAAGGAGGGGTATTGCCCGGCTGAGTGCGAGTATAAATTCTGGGCATTTAGAGTAGTACGTTGA
- the LOC138035937 gene encoding putative nuclease HARBI1 — protein MALHGFLLAVLDDDEDCHDLIESDDDTFVLAVGSTVMRRSLSRIQGYFEETVPSYFGDEFKSHFRLTRNTCELLTREIVASGYLNVGLNRFGRTPIPPEKQILIYLWMLANGSETSRQVADRFDVTMSSCGRVLRKVNTAILSILPRYLKWPNVAEMREISQSFEDGGMPGTIGAIDGTFIKIKAPGVDSESYICRKKFYALQLQIVCDNNMVLTDVLAGWPGSVHDSRVLRNSSLFAPSGNKFPADYHIIGDGGYPLMRWLMTPFRNNGHLQPNQLRFNNTLSSSRQIVECAISLLKGRWRKLGHLNHLSVKLMTKIVMGACVLHNVTLIHDDFDESYFLDDDDDDDDDDDNDDNVYDGNCRDRTAELKRQHLSNIISG, from the exons atggCGCTACACGGGTTTTTGTTGGCTGTTTTGGACGACGACGAGGACTGTCATGACTTGATAGAGTCCGACGACGACACTTTTGTCCTTGCTGTGGGTTCTACAGTTATGCGACGAAGCCTCAGTAGAATCCAAGGCTACTTCGAAGAAACTGTACCATCGTATTTTGGGGACGAATTTAAAAGTCACTTTCGGCTGACTCGTAACACCTGTGAGCTGCTCACGCGAGAAATTGTTGCCTCTGGCTACCTTAATGTGGGTTTAAACCGGTTCGGAAGGACCCCAATTCCTCCAGAgaaacaaattttgatttatttgTGGATGCTGGCTAATGGTAGCGAGACTTCAAGACAAGTGGCCGATCGCTTCGATGTCACTATGAGTAGTTGCGGTAGAGTGCTGAGAAAAGTAAATACTGCCATCCTGTCAATTCTTCCACGCTATCTAAAGTGGCCTAATG TCGCGGAAATGAGAGAAATCTCACAGAGTTTTGAAGATGGAGGAATGCCTGGAACAATTG GTGCCATAGACGGGACCTTCATAAAGATCAAGGCACCCGGTGTAGACTCAGAGTCATACATTTGTAGGAAAAAGTTTTATGCTTTACAATTGCAG ATTGTTTGTGATAATAACATGGTCCTCACAGATGTATTGGCAGGTTGGCCTGGATCTGTCCATGATTCCAgagttctcagaaactcttctcTTTTTGCCCCTTCTGGAAACAAGTTTCCCGCAGATTACCACATCATTGGGGATGGGGGCTACCCACTTATGAG ATGGCTCATGACTCCTTTCAGGAATAACGGTCACTTACAACCAAATCAGCTCCGTTTCAACAATACCTTGTCATCATCCAGACAGATTGTAGAGTGTGCAATTAGTCTTTTGAAGGGGAGATGGAGAAAACTGGGCCATTTGAACCATTTAAGCGTAAAGCTTATGACTAAGATAGTAATGGGAGCCTGTGTCTTGCATAATGTCACTCTTATTCATGATGATTTTGATGAAAGTTATTTcctggatgatgatgatgatgatgatgatgatgatgacaatgatgataatgTCTATGATGGCAACTGCCGGGACAGAACAGCTGAGCTAAAGCGTCAACATCTATCAAACATTATCAGTGGTTAA